In Balneolales bacterium ANBcel1, one genomic interval encodes:
- a CDS encoding TonB-dependent receptor, producing the protein MSRRRNAWGVIRTLWLAMVLIAGMPYADLLSGPITMASALPAVPEMQDEAVALERRDEQAKGYTDLADTLFLDEIRILAPRIEKPGHHQPVYIQSVDPQQIRAFRQESAAWLLDNHTFAMIRDYGAGNMAMVSQRGFSPGQTRILWEELPLNHPMLGVFDMSLIPAGMLDGISASSGNPAAMTGSGGLGGAISLRSSQPQNPAFVSRSIGSFGLRQTGAGAFVRHGAFQGSVRAYHRKADYDFSYFDPVRGVERTRVNNAVEGSWLTAQAGYAHNDWRFRSLIWLDDITNDLPGPASSPAPARQDDRTIRWLTQAGYAGFERIQLNLTGGFYRYVLDYTDARTGRTEYSTTRLFMAQPSLRYVWNAAHESMAAAQLAHQQVESDNYAGRQRKSEVSLRIRHDWEALPGFRLNPFLEAEHHTTFGTALNPALGITFQPLDETLTLRALAGRNRNTPSYNDLFWIPGGNPDLEPETVRSLEAGLSYYNKRNNPKVSGGSTASGNITSGAVTMESISAGITVFRHDFDNGIRWRPGDGGRFTPDNIEKIRSTGLEGEIRGEAAIHPFRLNAHYMVTRTRIAIQQERFPGDGSVGKQMIYVPEWQHKAGIRAAWRDRVWVQWSGRYTGARYTTFDHSAIRDPLEAFTAMDLDLGMRWPAAVWSGEVSAGIRNLTDAAYEVIQSYPSAPRHYHLTITLSLN; encoded by the coding sequence ATGTCTCGTCGGCGTAATGCATGGGGCGTGATCCGAACGTTATGGCTGGCCATGGTGCTGATTGCAGGGATGCCATATGCTGATCTCCTGAGCGGCCCGATTACCATGGCATCGGCACTGCCGGCCGTACCGGAAATGCAGGATGAGGCGGTAGCGCTGGAAAGGCGGGATGAGCAGGCGAAAGGGTATACCGACCTTGCCGATACCCTCTTTTTGGATGAAATCCGAATCCTCGCACCCCGTATTGAGAAACCGGGCCATCATCAGCCGGTTTATATCCAGTCCGTTGACCCGCAACAAATACGCGCGTTTCGTCAGGAGTCTGCGGCCTGGCTGCTTGATAATCACACTTTTGCCATGATTCGCGACTATGGCGCCGGAAATATGGCCATGGTTTCACAACGTGGTTTTTCCCCGGGCCAGACCCGCATCCTGTGGGAGGAGCTGCCACTGAACCATCCGATGCTGGGAGTTTTTGATATGTCGCTGATTCCCGCCGGAATGCTGGACGGGATTTCCGCCTCTTCGGGGAATCCGGCGGCCATGACAGGGTCCGGCGGACTCGGAGGCGCCATCTCGCTACGGTCTTCGCAACCCCAGAATCCCGCGTTCGTGAGCCGGAGCATCGGCAGTTTCGGTCTGCGGCAGACCGGCGCCGGGGCCTTCGTCCGTCATGGAGCATTCCAGGGCTCGGTCAGAGCCTATCACCGAAAAGCGGACTATGATTTCAGCTATTTCGACCCGGTTCGAGGGGTCGAACGAACACGGGTCAACAATGCGGTGGAAGGCTCCTGGCTGACGGCGCAGGCCGGGTATGCACACAACGACTGGCGGTTCCGGTCACTGATCTGGTTGGACGACATCACCAATGACCTCCCCGGCCCGGCAAGCTCGCCCGCACCGGCGCGTCAGGACGATCGCACCATCCGATGGCTTACGCAGGCCGGTTATGCGGGGTTTGAGCGAATTCAGCTTAATCTCACCGGAGGGTTTTACCGGTACGTCCTCGATTACACTGATGCGCGAACCGGTCGCACCGAGTACAGCACCACCCGGCTTTTTATGGCACAGCCGTCCTTGCGGTATGTCTGGAATGCCGCACACGAATCGATGGCTGCCGCTCAATTGGCTCATCAGCAGGTTGAAAGTGACAACTATGCCGGCAGGCAGCGGAAGTCGGAGGTATCGCTGCGCATCCGCCATGACTGGGAAGCTCTCCCCGGATTTCGACTGAATCCTTTTCTGGAGGCCGAACATCACACTACCTTCGGAACGGCGCTCAATCCGGCATTGGGTATTACGTTTCAACCTCTGGATGAAACGCTGACGTTGCGCGCCCTGGCCGGCCGGAACCGAAACACCCCTTCTTACAACGACCTGTTCTGGATTCCGGGAGGAAACCCCGATCTGGAACCCGAAACGGTCCGGTCCCTCGAGGCGGGCCTGTCGTATTACAATAAACGGAACAACCCGAAAGTGTCGGGCGGCAGCACCGCTTCCGGAAATATCACCTCCGGGGCTGTTACTATGGAAAGCATTTCAGCCGGAATCACCGTTTTTCGTCATGACTTTGACAACGGAATTCGCTGGCGGCCCGGAGATGGCGGACGCTTTACCCCTGATAACATCGAAAAGATCCGCTCAACCGGCCTGGAGGGGGAGATTCGTGGTGAAGCAGCCATCCACCCGTTCCGTTTGAATGCGCACTACATGGTAACACGCACCCGCATAGCGATTCAGCAGGAGCGATTTCCCGGAGACGGCAGCGTGGGAAAGCAGATGATCTATGTACCGGAGTGGCAGCACAAAGCGGGAATTCGGGCAGCGTGGCGAGACCGGGTCTGGGTGCAATGGTCGGGCCGGTACACGGGAGCGCGTTACACCACATTTGACCATTCAGCGATCCGGGATCCTCTGGAGGCATTTACAGCCATGGATCTGGATCTGGGCATGCGATGGCCGGCTGCCGTGTGGAGCGGGGAGGTCAGCGCCGGCATTCGCAACCTGACCGACGCCGCATACGAGGTCATCCAGTCTTATCCTTCCGCGCCCAGGCACTATCACCTAACCATAACCCTTTCGCTCAACTGA
- a CDS encoding TonB-dependent receptor, producing MYHMFRIGLLVLLLLLTPRISYAQTIHGRVVDTEEEPLPGATVMVLETALGTSTAPDGTFRLEGLEEGTWHLLIRYVGYESRQISVTLPQEGEPTLEITLSPATTRTAEVLVTASLFRRITRYQPSQSYSSADIQQRNTSSLGALIDGEAGVAMRSFGIAPARPVIRGMDGERIQVLQNGMKMGDISATAHDHAVSLDPQSIEQLDVIRGPASLIYGSSAMGGIVNAHSNDIPSGWTAGSSGYVGSEGQSGMASLSGAGRYTYGTDSWAVSVRGSTRNTGDMKTPSGTIPGTDLRALHFATGAAYRGADTHAGASVQFVDQRYGVPEDPFDPDEEVELFMQRYAAQGTVARVLRHDFWEGAEFRASYNHYIHEEIEREYDSEGGYDEDLELSVDQDYAQAELLLQHGSRGILDNGTVGASLEYYRMKVGGDEALTPDARGVTVAGYVVEELALSSNWRLQAGVRLEWNRTESRPNPDFPDAGSTRNQGIWAGAVGVHGSVSDPLRVGFQLSRAHRAPSVEELFSDAIHLGAGAYEIGDPSLDNEIGYGADFFIDYETPARRIHLALYANRITNYITRVPTGENEPVRGLPILQYRGSDADMIGGELVVKQELTRRWSLTGQGDYIRATERNDSRQPLPLMPPLRLKGATEYDTGSWWGRLQVQHVFAQNRVAPAEETTGGYTLTEIAGGVRLGTHNLHQFTVTVENLFDVTWRDHLSRVDQRDIPMMGRNARVSYRYYF from the coding sequence ATGTATCATATGTTTCGTATCGGACTACTTGTTTTACTGCTATTGTTAACTCCCCGGATATCTTATGCCCAGACCATTCACGGACGGGTTGTCGACACGGAGGAGGAGCCGTTGCCGGGTGCTACCGTAATGGTGCTCGAGACGGCTTTGGGCACTTCAACCGCCCCGGACGGGACCTTTCGGCTGGAAGGGCTGGAGGAGGGGACCTGGCACCTGCTCATCCGCTATGTCGGATATGAAAGCAGGCAGATTTCGGTGACCCTTCCGCAGGAAGGTGAACCGACGCTGGAGATCACCCTGTCACCGGCAACCACTCGAACAGCCGAGGTTTTGGTAACGGCATCCCTGTTTCGCCGCATCACCCGCTATCAGCCGTCGCAGAGTTATAGTAGTGCAGATATCCAGCAGCGAAACACCAGTTCACTGGGAGCATTGATCGACGGGGAAGCCGGGGTAGCCATGCGATCGTTCGGAATCGCCCCGGCTCGACCGGTTATTCGAGGCATGGACGGAGAGCGGATCCAGGTGCTTCAGAACGGAATGAAAATGGGGGATATTTCCGCCACGGCGCATGACCATGCGGTTTCCCTGGATCCCCAATCGATAGAACAACTGGATGTGATCCGGGGTCCGGCCAGCCTGATATACGGCTCCAGCGCAATGGGCGGCATTGTCAACGCGCACTCAAACGACATCCCATCGGGATGGACTGCAGGGTCCAGCGGATATGTCGGGAGCGAAGGGCAGTCCGGGATGGCGTCCCTTTCCGGTGCCGGGCGCTACACCTACGGGACCGATTCCTGGGCGGTGTCCGTGCGTGGCAGTACCAGGAATACCGGTGACATGAAAACGCCTTCCGGCACTATTCCAGGTACAGATTTGAGGGCCTTACATTTCGCGACCGGTGCCGCCTACCGTGGTGCCGATACCCATGCAGGAGCGTCCGTGCAGTTCGTCGACCAGAGATACGGAGTGCCCGAAGATCCGTTTGATCCGGATGAAGAGGTGGAGTTGTTTATGCAGCGATATGCGGCACAGGGGACTGTCGCCCGGGTACTGCGTCATGATTTTTGGGAAGGAGCCGAGTTCAGGGCCTCCTACAACCACTATATCCACGAGGAGATTGAGCGGGAATACGATTCCGAAGGGGGATATGACGAAGATCTGGAGCTTTCGGTGGATCAGGATTACGCGCAGGCCGAATTGCTGCTGCAGCATGGCTCCCGCGGCATACTGGACAACGGAACAGTAGGAGCATCACTGGAATACTACCGGATGAAGGTGGGCGGTGATGAAGCGCTGACTCCCGATGCACGGGGAGTGACCGTCGCCGGTTATGTTGTGGAGGAACTTGCGCTCTCTTCAAACTGGCGACTGCAGGCCGGAGTCAGGTTGGAGTGGAACCGCACCGAATCACGACCAAATCCTGATTTTCCAGATGCCGGATCAACTCGTAACCAGGGCATCTGGGCCGGGGCCGTCGGGGTGCATGGCTCCGTTTCGGATCCCTTGCGCGTGGGCTTCCAGCTCTCCCGGGCTCACCGCGCTCCCTCTGTCGAAGAGCTGTTTTCCGACGCGATCCATCTTGGCGCCGGTGCGTATGAGATCGGTGACCCGTCCCTGGACAATGAAATCGGGTATGGAGCCGATTTTTTCATCGATTATGAAACTCCGGCCAGACGGATCCATCTGGCATTGTATGCCAACCGTATCACCAACTACATCACGAGAGTGCCCACTGGTGAAAACGAGCCGGTGCGCGGACTGCCGATACTGCAGTACCGGGGTTCCGATGCGGATATGATCGGCGGTGAGCTTGTGGTGAAGCAGGAGCTGACCCGGCGCTGGAGTCTGACCGGGCAAGGTGACTACATCCGCGCTACAGAAAGAAATGACTCCCGACAACCGCTTCCCTTGATGCCGCCGCTGCGCTTGAAAGGCGCCACCGAATACGACACCGGTTCGTGGTGGGGACGCCTGCAGGTTCAGCACGTGTTCGCACAGAACAGGGTTGCCCCCGCTGAAGAGACGACCGGCGGCTATACCCTCACCGAGATCGCCGGCGGAGTGCGACTGGGAACCCACAATCTGCATCAGTTCACCGTAACGGTTGAAAATCTGTTTGATGTCACCTGGCGTGATCATCTGTCACGGGTCGATCAGCGCGATATCCCCATGATGGGCCGCAATGCCAGGGTATCGTACCGATACTATTTCTGA
- a CDS encoding T9SS type A sorting domain-containing protein has translation MKSGLRTLFALIVFSIITGLAGHVPLAAQLFTEAPEQVRQQSAGYQPYQVFVVNEGSWGNNNATLTVFKPETGEVEQQVFHTYTQRLLGDVANDAQWINEMLYVVVNNSHKIEVIDPVTFESAMTIFIDDEAHGGSPRHILQVSGEKAYVSNLYGDNLSVIDLALGEEIAVIDLGAGSGPEGMVKSGNHVFVALSGMGTGNEVAVVDITGDEVVKRIPVGDNPGQLAVGPAGRIWSVAVGNYGVGPDGSWDPETYETFGELVVIDPDELEVAGRMETGGHPGKLIFLDAQTALLQRDGIRSVDLEQMRLHDEPWLERQMHSFSVDVQSQDPLVYVTIAPDFASAGKVVRYDLSAAAVDSFQAGIGPGPVAFHYHVPTDAGYVAERPSGIQLDQNYPNPFNPATRIRFSLEKGAAVTLEVFDLQGRRVETLASGYHGAGSHTVTVDASGWSSGVYLYRLTSGSHAILNRKMLLVK, from the coding sequence ATGAAATCAGGTTTACGAACACTCTTTGCACTTATAGTTTTTTCGATCATCACCGGACTCGCGGGGCATGTCCCGTTGGCCGCCCAACTCTTTACGGAGGCGCCTGAGCAGGTCCGACAGCAATCTGCCGGATATCAGCCATATCAGGTTTTTGTCGTTAACGAAGGTTCCTGGGGAAACAACAACGCCACACTCACCGTGTTCAAACCGGAGACGGGAGAAGTGGAGCAGCAGGTGTTCCATACATATACTCAGCGTTTGCTGGGAGATGTTGCCAATGATGCGCAGTGGATCAACGAGATGCTCTACGTTGTGGTCAACAACAGCCACAAAATTGAAGTGATCGATCCCGTAACCTTCGAGTCCGCCATGACCATTTTCATTGATGATGAAGCACATGGCGGGAGCCCGCGCCACATTTTGCAGGTTTCCGGAGAGAAAGCATACGTAAGCAACCTCTATGGAGACAATCTCTCGGTGATTGACCTTGCCCTTGGCGAGGAAATTGCGGTGATCGATTTGGGGGCAGGATCCGGTCCGGAGGGTATGGTAAAGTCCGGAAACCATGTGTTTGTGGCCCTGAGTGGTATGGGTACCGGAAACGAAGTGGCCGTAGTTGATATCACCGGTGATGAGGTGGTCAAGAGAATCCCGGTTGGCGACAATCCGGGTCAGTTGGCGGTCGGTCCGGCCGGCAGAATATGGTCCGTTGCCGTTGGAAATTACGGCGTTGGCCCGGACGGCAGCTGGGATCCCGAAACGTACGAAACCTTTGGCGAACTGGTGGTGATCGATCCCGATGAACTGGAAGTGGCCGGAAGGATGGAGACGGGCGGACATCCAGGAAAACTGATTTTTCTGGATGCTCAGACGGCATTACTGCAACGTGACGGAATCCGGTCCGTTGACCTTGAGCAGATGAGGCTTCATGACGAACCCTGGCTGGAACGGCAAATGCACTCGTTCTCGGTGGATGTGCAGTCGCAGGACCCGCTGGTTTATGTCACCATTGCCCCGGATTTTGCCTCTGCCGGCAAGGTTGTGCGCTATGATCTTTCAGCTGCCGCAGTGGACAGCTTTCAGGCAGGGATCGGACCCGGCCCGGTCGCGTTTCACTATCATGTACCCACGGATGCCGGATATGTGGCTGAACGGCCTTCCGGCATTCAGCTGGACCAGAACTATCCCAACCCGTTCAACCCGGCAACCCGAATTCGGTTTTCACTTGAAAAAGGGGCTGCGGTAACCCTGGAGGTGTTTGATCTGCAGGGCCGGCGTGTGGAGACCCTGGCATCCGGGTATCACGGCGCGGGCAGCCATACGGTGACGGTTGATGCCTCGGGCTGGTCCAGTGGAGTCTATCTGTACCGCCTGACCAGCGGCAGCCACGCGATTCTGAACAGGAAAATGTTGTTGGTAAAGTGA